A region from the Medicago truncatula cultivar Jemalong A17 chromosome 6, MtrunA17r5.0-ANR, whole genome shotgun sequence genome encodes:
- the LOC11439936 gene encoding uncharacterized protein translates to MEPERSKPLHNFSFPCLKWGNQRTLRCVNENNNSNNNNNPSLKNNESIDVVRQRIMGDLKIAAKKLKVSIFEENGAVNDVTNVNGHVGHAGNNVVANDVVGNGDSNAVRPWNLRTRRAACKAPLVPTMPSVPVVKDEGRRFFDVGCSSPSSSPLMMKKKKMVNENEKVKFSVSLSKEEVEEDFWALAGTRPPRRPKKRSRIVQRQLNTLLPGMWLSEVTAESYKVSEVPE, encoded by the exons ATGGAACCAGAAAGATCAAAACCACTACACAACTTTTCATTCCCATGTTTGAAATGGGGTAACCAAAGAACACTAAGATGTGTCAATGAAAACAACaattccaacaacaacaacaacccatCTCTCAAAAACAATGAATCCATTGATGTTGTTCGTCAAAGGATCATGGGTGATCTCAAAATCGCTGCCAAAAAGCTTAAAGTTTCAATCTTTGAAGAAAATGGTGCTGTTAATGATGTTACCAATGTTAATGGCCATGTTGGTCATGCTGGAAATAATGTTGTTGCCAATGATGTTGTTGGCAATGGTGATTCTAATGCTGTTAGGCCTTGGAATTTGAGAACAAGAAGAGCTGCATGTAAAGCACCACTGGTACCGACGATGCCGTCGGTACCTGTGGTGAAAGATGAAGGGAGGAGGTTTTTTGATGTGGGGTgttcttcaccttcttcttcacctttgatgatgaagaagaagaagatggtgaATGAGAATGAGAAAGTTAAATTTTCTGTTTCTCTTTCTAAGGAAGAGGTTGAAGAAGATTTTTGGGCTTTGGCTGGGACTAGACCACCTAGAAGGCCTAAAAAGAGATCTAGGATTGTTCAGAGACAATTGAAT ACACTTCTTCCTGGGATGTGGCTGTCGGAGGTTACTGCAGAGTCATACAAAGTTTCTGAAGTTCCTGAATGA